The following proteins come from a genomic window of Rutidosis leptorrhynchoides isolate AG116_Rl617_1_P2 chromosome 10, CSIRO_AGI_Rlap_v1, whole genome shotgun sequence:
- the LOC139870459 gene encoding uncharacterized protein — translation MCKSLEEFYLMVEACVPDSFKGLKRYQFIKDSRSNDLCLVASSCSNCIAEGHVPPDFFRMSIGDDSSPFDTIADKRNNSEWTFEWTRDRLRGRTESMLSVLLEEIGCPTMSNRPDSWLCSINNEGAFTVKDTRVHLDSILLPASTTSTLWFKFMPRKVNIFLWRIRLNCLPVRWNLSAKGIDIVSVVCPSCNNGVETCKLIFFDCVLASEVWLKIRIWLNCGLPPLDSRDSFISWLEGVRLQVSSKNRIITVVVTCLWALWCFRNGLVFHDSFCSRSNLFDVIRLVAFRWLKNRSHCVSNWNTWLSIPL, via the exons ATGTGTAAATCATTGGAGGAATTTTATCTCATGGTGGAAGCTTGCGTGCCCGATTCCTTCAAGGGCCTTAAACGCTATCAGTTCATCAAAGATTCAAGGAGTAATGATTTATGTCTAGTAGCGAG TTCATGTTCGAATTGCATTGCTGAAGGGCATGTTCCTCCTGATTTTTTTCGTATGTCTATAGGTGATG ACTCGTCTCCCTTTGATACCATCGCTGATAAACGCAACAACAGTGAGTGGACATTCGAGTGGACTAGGGACCGTTTGAGAGGTAGGACCGAAAGTATGCTGTCTGTTTTACTCGAGGAGATAGGCTGCCCAACGATGTCCAATAGACCTGATTCGTGGTTGTGTTCGATTAATAACGAAGGGGCATTCACTGTTAAAGATACGCGTGTTCATTTGGATAGTATACTGCTTCCGGCATCGACTACTAGTACTCTATGGTTTAAGTTTATGCCTCGCAAAGTTAACATTTTTCTTTGGCGCATTCGTCTCAATTGTCTTCCCGTTCGTTGGAATCTTTCCGCTAAGGGGATAGATATTGTTTCGGTCGTTTGTCCTTCTTGCAATAATGGGGTAGAGACGTGCAAGCTTATTTTCTTCGATTGTGTTCTTGCTAGTGAGGTTTGGCTTAAGATTCGTATTTGGCTTAATTGCGGTCTTCCTCCTTTAGACTCACGGGATTCTTTTATTTCTTGGTTGGAAGGTGTTCGATTACAAGTTTCTTCAAAGAACCGGATCATTACGGTGGTGGTGACGTGTTTATGGGCTTTGTGGTGTTTTCGTAATGGTCTTGTTTTTCATGATTCTTTTTGTAGTAGAAGTAATTTATTTGATGTAATTAGATTAGTTGCTTTTCGTTGGTTGAAAAATAGAAGTCATTGTGTTTCTAATTGGAACACCTGGCTTTCTATTCCTTTGTAA